Genomic segment of Arachnia propionica:
TCTGTGCCTCGATTCCCTGGGCCGCGTCCACCAGCAGGACGGCCCCTTCGCAGGCCGCCAGGGAACGCGAGACCTCGTAGGTGAAGTCGACGTGCCCGGGGGTGTCGATCATGTTGAGGACGTGTTCGACCCCGTCGACGCTCCACGGCATCCGCACCGCCTGCGACTTGATGGTGATGCCCCGTTCGCGTTCAATGTCCATGCGATCCAGGTACTGCGCCCGCATGGCGCGTTCATCCACCACCTTCGTCAGTTGCAGCATCCTGTCGGCCAGCGTCGATTTGCCGTGGTCGATGTGCGCGATGATGCAGAAATTACGGATGATCGCCGGATCGGTCCTGCCGGGGGCGGGCATTCATCCTCCTTAGGGGCCGGGAGCGGGACGAGTTATCTTCTCACGAGTGGACTCCGGGGCACGAGCCCGACGCGACCGGGCCGGGTGGGATCAAGATTTTGCGGCCGCCCCGAGGCTCCGCTAATCTGGACCGTCGCATCATCAAAACGCACCCAGAATACCGAGTAACCCAGACTAGTGAGGCAAGCCCAAGTGGCAAACATCAAGTCCCAGAAGAAGCGCGTCAAGACCAACGAGAAAGCACGCCAGCGCAACAAGGCCATCAAGTCGGAGCTGCGCACCCACGTGCGCAACTTCCGCGCCGCGGTCGCCGTGGGTGACAGGGCCAAAGCCGTCGAGCTCTCCCGGGTCGCCAACCGCGCCCTGGACAAGGCCGTGACCAAGGGCGTCATCCACGCGAACCAGGCTGCCAACCGCAAGTCGGCGATCAGCCTCACCGTCAACACCCTCGACTGAGCCCAGGCCGCAAGGGCCAGCCCAGCGCCCGGACCCACTCGGTGGTCCGGGCGCTGTTTCGCGTATGCTTCGGCAGTCACAAACGAACGGGGAACAATGCACAAAGTTGGATTCGACAGGGAAAAATACCTGACTCTCCAGGGGGAACGCATCGAAGCCCGGCGACGGCAGTTCGGGGGCAAGCTCTATCTGGAGTTCGGGGGAAAGCTCGTCGACGACATGCACGCCTCCCGTGTATTGCCGGGTTTCACCCCGGACAACAAGATCGTGATGCTGGCCGGCCTCGCCGACGAGGTGGAGATCGTGGTGGTGGTCAACGCCCAGGACTTCTTCCGCCACAAGGTCCGCGCCGATCTCGGGATCTCCTACGAGGACGACGTGCTGCGCCACATCGACGCCTTCCGCTCCTATGGCCTCTACGTCGGGAGCGTGGTCATCTCCCACTGGTCGAACGACAACCGTCAGGCCGCGGCGTTCAAGCGGAAACTGGAACGGCTCGGCATCAAGGTCTACCGGCACTACGTGATTCCGGGTTACCCGCACGACGTGGCGCGCATCGTCTCCCCGGAGG
This window contains:
- the rpsT gene encoding 30S ribosomal protein S20: MANIKSQKKRVKTNEKARQRNKAIKSELRTHVRNFRAAVAVGDRAKAVELSRVANRALDKAVTKGVIHANQAANRKSAISLTVNTLD